From a region of the Tenggerimyces flavus genome:
- a CDS encoding sodium-translocating pyrophosphatase, translated as MSGSNLTYVGVVAIIGVVALIMAWVFRREVLRAGEGTEKMQEIAAAVQEGASAYLNRQFKTLAIFAVLVFGVLFLLPGTAEIRIGRSIFFVVGALFSALIGYLGMWLAVRANVRVAAAARDTGRDPAMRVAFRTGGTVGMATVGLGLVGAGIVVFLYRDNAPSVLEGFGFGAALLAMFMRVGGGIFTKAADVGADLVGKVEQGIPEDDPRNAATIADNVGDNVGDCAGMAADLFESYAVTLVAALILGKAAFGEHGLVFPLIVPAIGALTAVLGVYITRPRANEGGLRTINRSFYISAAVSAVLSVIAAFAYLPSSFAGLVGANEAVAALNGDPRLVASAAVIIGIVLAGIILSLTGYFTGTEHRPVKDVGKTSLTGAATVILSGFALGLESAVYTAVVIAGAVYAAFLLGGGVTILSLFAVALAGCGLLTTVGVIVAMDTFGPVSDNAQGIAEMSGDVDEKGAAILTELDAVGNTTKAITKGIAIATAVLAATALFGSYTDAITTAIGEVGGQVANVASFGYEIVSPNTLVGLIIGAASVFLFSGLLVSAVGRAAGAVVYEVRRQFREIPGIMEGTGKPEYGKVVDICTRDSLAELATPGLLAALAPIAVGFGLGVGALAGFLAGAIAAGTLMAIFLANSGGSWDNAKKLVEDGNHGGKGSDAHEATVIGDTVGDPFKDTAGPAINPLIKVMNLVSVLIAPAIVQLSVGENASPAVRIGIAVAAALVIVAAVTYSKRKPIALEAADNDKAEPAKVG; from the coding sequence ATGTCCGGGTCGAACCTGACCTACGTCGGGGTCGTCGCGATCATCGGTGTCGTTGCGCTGATCATGGCGTGGGTGTTCCGGCGCGAGGTGCTCAGGGCGGGTGAGGGCACCGAGAAGATGCAAGAGATCGCGGCTGCCGTGCAGGAAGGCGCCTCCGCGTATCTCAACCGCCAGTTCAAGACGCTGGCCATCTTCGCCGTGCTGGTGTTCGGTGTGCTGTTCCTGCTCCCGGGAACCGCCGAGATCCGCATCGGGCGTTCGATTTTCTTCGTCGTCGGCGCGTTGTTCTCCGCGCTCATCGGCTACCTGGGTATGTGGCTGGCCGTACGCGCGAACGTGCGCGTCGCCGCCGCGGCCCGCGACACCGGCCGCGACCCGGCGATGCGCGTCGCGTTCCGTACGGGTGGAACGGTCGGCATGGCGACCGTCGGCCTCGGCCTCGTCGGCGCCGGCATCGTGGTGTTCCTCTACCGCGACAACGCGCCGAGCGTGCTCGAGGGCTTCGGCTTCGGCGCCGCGCTGCTCGCGATGTTCATGCGGGTCGGCGGCGGCATCTTCACCAAGGCCGCCGACGTCGGCGCCGACCTCGTCGGCAAGGTCGAGCAGGGCATCCCCGAGGACGACCCGCGCAACGCCGCGACCATCGCCGACAACGTGGGCGACAACGTCGGTGACTGCGCCGGCATGGCGGCCGACCTGTTCGAGTCGTATGCCGTCACGCTCGTCGCCGCGCTCATCCTCGGCAAGGCGGCCTTCGGCGAGCACGGCCTCGTCTTCCCGCTGATCGTCCCGGCGATCGGCGCGCTCACCGCCGTGCTCGGCGTCTACATCACCCGACCGCGCGCCAACGAGGGCGGTCTGCGGACGATCAACCGCAGCTTCTACATCTCAGCCGCTGTCTCAGCTGTGTTGAGCGTGATCGCGGCGTTCGCCTACCTGCCGTCGTCGTTCGCCGGCCTGGTCGGCGCGAACGAGGCAGTCGCGGCGCTGAACGGCGACCCGCGCCTCGTCGCGTCCGCCGCGGTGATCATCGGCATCGTGCTCGCCGGCATCATCCTGAGCCTCACCGGCTACTTCACCGGCACCGAGCACCGCCCGGTCAAGGACGTCGGCAAGACCTCGCTCACCGGTGCCGCGACCGTCATCCTGTCCGGCTTCGCGCTGGGCCTGGAGTCGGCCGTCTACACCGCGGTCGTCATCGCGGGCGCCGTGTACGCGGCGTTCCTGCTCGGCGGCGGCGTCACGATCCTCTCGCTGTTCGCGGTCGCGCTCGCCGGCTGTGGTCTGCTCACGACGGTCGGCGTGATCGTCGCGATGGACACGTTCGGCCCGGTCAGCGACAACGCGCAGGGCATCGCGGAGATGTCCGGCGACGTCGACGAGAAGGGCGCGGCGATCCTCACCGAGCTCGACGCGGTCGGCAACACCACCAAGGCCATCACCAAGGGCATCGCGATCGCGACGGCGGTACTCGCCGCGACCGCGCTGTTCGGCTCGTACACCGACGCGATCACCACGGCGATCGGCGAGGTCGGGGGCCAGGTCGCGAACGTCGCCAGCTTCGGCTACGAAATCGTCAGCCCGAACACGCTGGTCGGCCTGATCATCGGTGCGGCGTCGGTGTTCCTGTTCAGCGGCCTGCTGGTCAGTGCCGTGGGCCGGGCCGCGGGCGCGGTCGTGTACGAGGTCCGCCGCCAGTTCCGCGAGATCCCGGGGATCATGGAGGGGACCGGCAAGCCGGAGTACGGCAAGGTCGTCGACATCTGCACCAGGGACTCGCTGGCCGAGCTCGCGACGCCCGGCCTGCTGGCCGCGCTCGCCCCGATCGCGGTCGGCTTCGGCCTCGGCGTCGGTGCGCTCGCCGGCTTCCTGGCTGGTGCGATCGCGGCCGGAACGCTGATGGCGATCTTCCTCGCCAACTCCGGTGGTTCGTGGGACAACGCGAAGAAGCTGGTCGAGGACGGCAACCACGGTGGCAAGGGCTCCGACGCCCACGAGGCCACGGTGATCGGCGACACGGTCGGCGACCCGTTCAAGGACACCGCCGGCCCGGCCATCAACCCGCTGATCAAGGTGATGAACCTGGTCTCGGTGCTGATCGCCCCGGCGATCGTCCAGCTGTCGGTCGGGGAGAACGCCAGCCCGGCGGTCCGCATCGGCATCGCGGTCGCGGCCGCGCTGGTGATCGTCGCCGCGGTGACGTACTCCAAGCGCAAGCCCATCGCGCTCGAGGCCGCGGAC
- a CDS encoding STAS domain-containing protein — protein sequence MDLSLSNRAVGDCMVVEVGGEIDVYTAPRLREKLVDLVGEGHYQLIIDMEHVDFLDSTGLGVLVGGLKRVRTNDGSLRIVCTQERLLKIFRITGLTKVFPIHDTVDEAAAAAVQSS from the coding sequence GTGGACCTGTCGCTCTCGAACCGTGCCGTCGGCGACTGCATGGTTGTCGAGGTCGGCGGCGAGATCGACGTCTACACCGCGCCGCGCCTGCGGGAGAAGCTGGTCGATCTGGTCGGCGAAGGCCACTACCAGCTGATCATCGACATGGAGCATGTCGACTTCCTGGACTCCACCGGGCTGGGCGTTCTCGTCGGCGGGCTCAAGCGCGTACGGACGAACGACGGCTCGCTGCGAATCGTGTGTACCCAGGAACGCCTCCTCAAGATCTTCCGGATCACCGGACTCACCAAGGTCTTCCCGATCCACGACACCGTGGACGAAGCGGCCGCTGCCGCGGTGCAGAGCAGCTAA
- a CDS encoding DEAD/DEAH box helicase — translation MTLTSVPARPPSPAAGGPTKASELLDSLTRTPRRASRVTHVEQVPPRSSTTTDWPSWALPSLVERLRKRGIDRPWTHQVAAAELARRGEHVILATGTASGKSLGYLLPALTEIAEGGARRTGPTVLYLSPTKALAYDQYRVLQNVGGDDLRAATYDGDASWEERDWARDNASYLLTNPDMLHRSLLPTHRRWTRFLGSLRYVVVDECHQYRGVFGSHVAQVLRRLWRIALHYGATPRFVLASATVSDPESSARRLTGQNVVAVTDDGSPHGGLSFALWEPPLTRLTGENGAPVRRSATAETADLLSDLVADGVRTVAFIRSRRGAEVVALQAKDNLAAVSESLADQVAAYRSGYLPEERRALEQALQDRTLLGVAATNALELGVDIVGLDAVLLAGYPGTRASLWQQAGRAGRDQTGALAVLVARDDPLDTYLVRHPEALFGPPVEATVLDPDNPYIVKPHLAAAAAELPLTADDLVRFGPTAPAAVRELQDEGMLRQRKYGWFWTRRGRASDLADIRSMGGAPVRLVEAATGRLLGTIDAGASHLSVHDGAVYLHQGQSFVVEQLDLEANVSLVKRANPDYTTTAREKTSIRVLSRDRSGEWGEAELAFGTVEVTSQVVSYLRRSFASGEVLGETSLDLPERSVTTKAVWWTLSDAAVRAAGITRAALPGAAHAAEHASIGLMPLFATCDRWDIGGVSTARHADTGRVTVFVYDGHVGGAGFAERGYESASRWLRATRDAIHACECTEGCPSCVQSPKCGNGNSPLDKSGAVRLLDALLSGAPTDRTDEGDGGTP, via the coding sequence GTGACACTGACCTCCGTGCCCGCTCGCCCGCCCTCGCCAGCCGCGGGTGGGCCGACCAAGGCGTCCGAGCTGCTCGACAGCCTGACCCGTACGCCGCGTCGCGCCAGCCGGGTCACCCACGTCGAGCAGGTGCCTCCTCGTTCCAGTACGACCACCGACTGGCCGTCCTGGGCACTGCCTTCCCTCGTCGAGCGGTTGCGCAAACGCGGGATCGACCGGCCGTGGACACATCAGGTGGCCGCGGCCGAGCTCGCCAGGCGGGGCGAGCATGTGATCCTCGCCACGGGGACCGCTTCCGGAAAGTCGTTGGGCTACCTGCTGCCGGCGCTGACCGAGATCGCGGAGGGCGGGGCGCGGCGGACGGGCCCGACCGTTCTGTATCTCTCGCCGACGAAGGCGCTCGCGTACGACCAGTACCGGGTGCTGCAGAACGTCGGCGGCGACGACCTGCGGGCGGCGACGTACGACGGCGACGCGTCCTGGGAGGAACGCGACTGGGCCCGCGACAACGCCTCGTACCTGCTCACCAACCCCGACATGCTGCACCGCTCGTTGCTGCCGACCCACCGGCGGTGGACCCGGTTCCTCGGCTCGCTGCGGTACGTGGTCGTCGACGAGTGCCACCAGTACCGCGGCGTGTTCGGCTCGCATGTCGCGCAGGTACTGCGCCGGCTGTGGCGGATCGCGCTGCACTACGGTGCGACGCCGCGGTTCGTGCTCGCGTCGGCGACGGTCTCCGACCCGGAGTCGTCGGCGCGGCGGCTGACCGGGCAGAACGTCGTCGCGGTGACCGATGACGGGTCGCCGCACGGCGGGCTCTCGTTCGCGCTGTGGGAGCCGCCGCTGACCCGGCTGACCGGCGAGAACGGCGCGCCCGTACGTCGTAGTGCCACCGCGGAGACGGCCGATCTGCTGTCCGATCTGGTCGCGGACGGCGTCCGTACGGTCGCGTTCATCCGCTCCCGGCGCGGCGCCGAGGTCGTCGCGCTGCAGGCGAAGGACAACCTCGCGGCGGTCTCGGAGTCGCTGGCGGACCAGGTCGCGGCGTACCGCTCGGGCTACCTGCCGGAGGAGCGCCGCGCGCTCGAGCAGGCGCTGCAGGACCGCACCTTGCTCGGAGTGGCGGCGACGAACGCGCTCGAGTTGGGCGTCGACATCGTCGGGCTGGACGCGGTCCTGCTCGCCGGCTATCCGGGGACGCGGGCTTCGTTGTGGCAGCAGGCGGGACGGGCCGGGCGGGACCAGACCGGCGCTCTGGCGGTGCTGGTCGCGCGGGACGACCCGCTGGACACCTACCTCGTGCGGCATCCGGAGGCTCTGTTCGGGCCGCCGGTCGAGGCGACGGTGCTGGACCCGGACAACCCGTACATCGTCAAACCGCACCTGGCCGCGGCCGCCGCCGAGCTGCCGCTGACGGCTGATGATCTGGTGCGATTCGGGCCGACGGCGCCGGCCGCCGTGCGCGAGCTGCAGGACGAGGGGATGCTGCGGCAGCGCAAGTACGGCTGGTTCTGGACTCGGCGCGGCCGGGCCAGCGACCTCGCCGACATCCGGTCGATGGGCGGTGCGCCCGTACGCCTGGTCGAGGCCGCGACCGGGCGGCTGCTCGGCACGATCGACGCCGGCGCCTCCCATCTTTCCGTCCACGACGGGGCGGTGTATCTGCATCAGGGACAGTCGTTCGTCGTCGAGCAGCTCGACCTGGAGGCGAACGTCTCGTTGGTCAAGCGCGCGAACCCGGACTACACGACGACCGCGCGGGAGAAGACGTCGATCCGGGTGCTCTCCCGCGATCGCTCGGGTGAGTGGGGCGAGGCGGAGCTGGCGTTCGGGACGGTCGAGGTGACCAGCCAGGTGGTGTCGTACCTGCGTCGCTCGTTCGCCTCCGGTGAGGTGCTCGGCGAGACGTCGTTGGACCTGCCGGAACGTTCGGTGACCACGAAGGCGGTGTGGTGGACGTTGTCGGACGCCGCTGTGCGGGCGGCGGGCATCACCCGTGCCGCTCTGCCGGGTGCGGCGCACGCGGCCGAGCACGCGTCGATCGGGCTGATGCCGCTGTTCGCGACCTGCGACCGGTGGGACATCGGCGGCGTCTCGACCGCGCGGCACGCCGACACCGGGCGAGTGACGGTGTTCGTCTATGACGGACATGTCGGAGGCGCCGGGTTCGCTGAGCGCGGGTACGAGTCGGCTTCGCGTTGGCTGCGGGCTACGCGGGACGCGATCCACGCCTGCGAATGCACTGAGGGGTGCCCCTCATGCGTACAGTCCCCGAAATGCGGGAATGGGAATAGTCCACTCGACAAATCGGGCGCGGTACGACTGCTCGACGCTCTCCTGAGCGGCGCGCCGACGGATCGCACGGACGAAGGAGATGGCGGCACGCCATGA
- the ssd gene encoding septum site-determining protein Ssd has product MSTAVASPDRPLALTTDEELLDDLVRLAAAAGVVLDVVTEPAGVRRTWSTAPLVLVGADASAALARAAPMHRPGVVVVGRSPQISHWRNAVELGADLVVSLPEQEADLVDRLADAAEGISREAATICVIGGRGGAGATTLATALAVTATSERLSVMLVDGDLLGGGIDLMLGGEHIHGLRWPDLVSTEGRVSAAALRAALPQMDELVVLSWDRGDVVAASAEAMRAVLAAARRASDLVVVDLPRHLDEAAAAALANCTTALLVVPAELRATASAARVAAVLTPRAPDVRLVVRGPGPAGLDGELIAHTLGLPLAAQLPPEPGLEGLLEQGIAPASSGKGPLATFTRRFLAELMSTRSAAA; this is encoded by the coding sequence ATGTCCACCGCTGTCGCTTCTCCCGATCGTCCCCTTGCCCTGACCACCGACGAGGAGCTGCTCGACGACCTGGTCCGGCTCGCCGCCGCGGCCGGCGTCGTGTTGGACGTCGTGACCGAGCCAGCCGGTGTTCGGCGTACGTGGTCCACGGCGCCGCTCGTTCTCGTCGGCGCCGACGCCTCCGCCGCGTTGGCTCGGGCGGCACCCATGCACCGGCCGGGTGTGGTCGTGGTGGGACGGTCGCCGCAGATCTCGCACTGGCGCAACGCCGTGGAGCTGGGCGCCGACCTGGTCGTGTCGCTGCCCGAGCAGGAGGCCGACCTCGTCGACCGGCTCGCCGACGCGGCGGAGGGCATCAGCCGCGAGGCCGCCACCATCTGCGTGATCGGCGGCCGCGGCGGCGCTGGAGCGACGACGTTGGCGACCGCACTCGCGGTGACGGCCACGTCCGAACGGCTGAGCGTCATGCTCGTCGACGGCGACCTCCTCGGCGGCGGCATCGACCTGATGCTCGGCGGCGAGCACATCCACGGACTGCGCTGGCCGGACCTCGTGAGCACCGAAGGCCGCGTCAGCGCCGCGGCCTTGCGGGCCGCTTTGCCGCAGATGGACGAGCTCGTGGTGCTCTCCTGGGATCGCGGCGACGTGGTCGCGGCCTCAGCCGAAGCCATGCGCGCCGTCCTCGCGGCGGCCCGCCGAGCCAGCGACCTCGTGGTGGTCGACCTACCTCGTCACCTGGACGAAGCCGCCGCGGCAGCGCTGGCCAACTGCACCACCGCGCTCCTGGTCGTGCCGGCCGAGCTCCGCGCCACCGCATCAGCCGCCCGAGTCGCCGCCGTACTGACACCCCGAGCTCCCGACGTCCGCCTCGTCGTCCGCGGACCCGGCCCCGCCGGCCTGGACGGCGAGCTGATCGCCCACACCCTCGGCCTCCCGCTGGCCGCTCAACTCCCGCCCGAGCCAGGCCTCGAAGGCCTCCTCGAACAAGGCATAGCCCCCGCCAGCTCCGGCAAAGGCCCCTTGGCCACCTTCACCCGCCGCTTCCTCGCCGAACTCATGTCCACCCGAAGCGCCGCGGCATGA
- a CDS encoding TadA family conjugal transfer-associated ATPase, with translation MTSTAAATATTADQLLLERVRTALASDNSEPTPARVAAVLRQEGRLLGDTAVLGVVDALRREIAGAGPLDPLLAEPGVTDVLVHGPREVWIDKGRGLERAAVTLDDDGAVRRLAQRLAAAAGRRLDDSTPYVDARLPNGSRLHAVLSPISANGTCISLRVPARRTFTLDELIQAGSIPTNGARLLRRMIQARLAFLISGGTGTGKTTLLSAMLSLVPPAERIVLVEDSAELDPNHPHVVHLEARPPNVEGAGEITLRTLVRQALRMRPDRLVVGEVRGAEVVDLLAALNTGHEGGCGTLHANSAAEVPARLEALGVAAGLDRAAVHSQLAAAVDAVIHVLRARDGRRRIAEFCVFTRSTDGLVVAQEALRFDRSGNVHEGPGMDRLSELLARREDT, from the coding sequence ATGACCTCCACCGCGGCTGCCACAGCCACCACCGCTGACCAACTCCTGCTCGAGCGCGTCCGCACGGCACTGGCCTCCGACAACTCCGAGCCCACTCCGGCTCGGGTCGCGGCCGTCCTCCGTCAGGAGGGCAGGCTCCTCGGCGACACCGCGGTGCTCGGCGTGGTCGACGCGCTCAGGCGGGAGATCGCTGGTGCTGGTCCTCTCGATCCGCTGCTCGCCGAGCCCGGCGTCACCGACGTCCTCGTCCATGGACCCCGCGAAGTCTGGATCGACAAGGGCCGCGGCCTCGAGCGGGCCGCTGTCACACTCGACGACGACGGCGCGGTGCGTCGGTTGGCTCAGCGCCTCGCCGCCGCGGCCGGACGACGTCTCGACGACTCCACTCCCTACGTCGACGCGCGGCTCCCCAACGGCAGCCGCCTGCACGCCGTTCTCTCCCCCATCTCCGCCAACGGCACCTGCATCTCACTCCGCGTCCCGGCCAGACGCACGTTCACCCTCGACGAGCTCATCCAGGCCGGCTCGATCCCCACCAACGGCGCCCGCCTGCTCCGCCGCATGATCCAAGCCCGCTTGGCATTTCTCATCTCCGGCGGGACTGGCACAGGCAAGACAACGTTGTTGTCCGCGATGCTCTCGCTCGTCCCTCCAGCCGAACGCATCGTCCTCGTTGAGGATTCGGCCGAGCTCGACCCCAACCACCCGCACGTCGTCCACCTCGAGGCCCGCCCACCCAACGTCGAGGGCGCCGGCGAGATCACCCTCCGCACCCTCGTCCGCCAAGCACTACGCATGCGCCCCGACCGGCTCGTCGTCGGCGAGGTACGCGGCGCCGAAGTCGTCGACCTCCTTGCCGCTCTCAACACCGGTCACGAAGGCGGCTGCGGAACGTTGCACGCCAACTCCGCCGCCGAAGTCCCCGCTCGGCTGGAAGCGCTCGGCGTCGCCGCGGGCCTCGATCGAGCCGCTGTGCACAGCCAGCTCGCGGCCGCCGTCGACGCCGTCATCCACGTGCTCCGGGCACGCGACGGCAGACGCCGCATCGCCGAGTTCTGCGTCTTCACCAGAAGTACCGACGGACTCGTCGTCGCCCAAGAGGCGTTGCGGTTCGACCGTTCCGGCAACGTCCACGAAGGCCCAGGCATGGACCGCCTCAGCGAGCTCCTCGCCCGCCGGGAGGACACATGA
- a CDS encoding type II secretion system F family protein — MNGATWLAAALAGLAAATAIRSSPQALLKRRLGRGRPPPKRNGPSRALIAAVIIAGATTTTVIGGPAGILVALLAAAAATVGKRILSARRANQARRVQQAKVREACGILATELAAGRPPENALQAAADVLPELAPIAATGRMGGDIPTALRAIDGPGTEALRQIAAAWAVAEHSGAGLAGVVAKVANGLGADELQRREVAAQLAAPRATAKLLAGLPVFGLVLGAGVGSNPYHVLFGTGYGIACLVVGAALTAAGLFWVERLAQRAERPP, encoded by the coding sequence ATGAACGGCGCCACCTGGCTGGCCGCGGCCCTGGCCGGACTCGCCGCCGCGACGGCGATCCGTTCCTCGCCCCAAGCCCTGCTCAAGAGGCGCCTCGGACGCGGCCGCCCACCACCGAAGAGGAACGGCCCGAGCCGCGCGCTGATCGCCGCCGTGATCATCGCCGGGGCGACAACAACCACGGTCATCGGTGGGCCCGCGGGCATCCTCGTCGCCCTGCTCGCGGCAGCCGCCGCCACCGTGGGCAAGCGGATCCTCAGCGCCAGAAGGGCAAACCAAGCGCGACGGGTGCAGCAGGCCAAGGTACGGGAAGCCTGCGGCATCCTGGCCACCGAGCTCGCCGCGGGCCGCCCACCCGAGAACGCCCTGCAAGCGGCGGCCGACGTCCTCCCCGAGCTCGCGCCGATCGCCGCCACCGGACGCATGGGCGGCGACATCCCCACCGCACTCAGAGCCATCGACGGTCCGGGCACCGAAGCACTGCGGCAGATCGCCGCCGCCTGGGCCGTCGCCGAGCACTCCGGCGCGGGCCTCGCCGGTGTCGTCGCCAAGGTCGCGAACGGACTCGGCGCCGACGAGCTCCAACGCCGCGAGGTCGCCGCCCAGCTCGCCGCACCGCGCGCGACCGCGAAGCTGCTCGCCGGCCTCCCGGTGTTCGGCCTCGTCCTCGGCGCCGGCGTCGGCTCGAACCCGTACCACGTCCTGTTCGGCACCGGCTACGGCATCGCCTGCCTGGTGGTCGGCGCCGCCCTCACCGCCGCCGGCCTGTTCTGGGTCGAACGGCTCGCCCAACGAGCGGAGCGCCCGCCGTGA
- a CDS encoding type II secretion system F family protein encodes MTLLAIALATAAVIAWPRSDRIRRRLAAVLPTRQEQTRKPDRTELWSSTRGRRIVAGLAGLAVCLVLGGWFGPIVGLGVAVGVDQALARMEPRATRERRTKLTADLPFAADLLAACLRAGRPPGACVDAVARACNGPLAVELALVAAALRLGAEPRIAWSAFLDEPVLAPFGRAMVRSWDSGAPLSDTLDSLAAECRQDLRAAATERARSVGVRAAAPLGLCFLPAFLLIGIVPVVIAAVSRVL; translated from the coding sequence GTGACCCTCCTCGCCATCGCCCTAGCCACTGCGGCCGTCATCGCCTGGCCGAGATCCGACCGAATCCGAAGAAGGCTCGCGGCCGTTCTCCCCACCAGACAAGAGCAAACCCGCAAACCCGACAGAACAGAGCTCTGGTCGAGCACCCGTGGCCGACGGATCGTCGCCGGACTCGCCGGTCTGGCGGTGTGCCTGGTCCTCGGCGGCTGGTTCGGCCCGATCGTCGGCCTCGGCGTCGCCGTCGGTGTGGACCAGGCGCTGGCCAGGATGGAGCCGCGCGCCACCCGCGAACGGCGTACGAAGCTCACCGCCGACCTCCCGTTCGCGGCCGACCTGCTCGCTGCCTGCCTGCGCGCGGGAAGGCCGCCCGGCGCCTGCGTCGACGCGGTCGCACGAGCCTGCAACGGACCCCTCGCCGTCGAGCTCGCCCTCGTCGCCGCAGCACTCAGGCTCGGCGCCGAGCCACGGATCGCGTGGTCCGCGTTCCTCGACGAACCCGTTCTCGCCCCCTTCGGCCGCGCGATGGTCCGCAGCTGGGACTCCGGCGCACCCCTGTCCGACACCCTGGACTCACTCGCCGCCGAATGCCGCCAAGACCTCCGCGCCGCCGCCACCGAACGAGCCCGCTCCGTCGGAGTACGAGCCGCCGCCCCACTCGGCCTCTGCTTCCTCCCCGCCTTCCTCCTCATCGGCATCGTCCCCGTCGTCATAGCCGCCGTCTCCCGCGTCCTCTGA
- a CDS encoding MFS transporter, whose translation MPTIRPPQSSVHTSRRNLNRLWFAQSTSLVGLQAGSVAVPLLAVDVLHANASQVALIGTLSTLPWLIAPVIGTIADRANRKRLLVVSHLGRALLWLSIPAAYLFGVLTLRQLWIVTAMVGVLSVVFGVGYRTFLPTIVPKADLGSANGKMGGTDAVARSAGPAFAGYLIQLIGTVWTILVQTVTSLLAGLSTATIRAEHVPPSRPDADQQSMRLVEWWKSIVDGFRCIYRIKPLRWLAIGETTYLFFFDVCFAIVVVFFRSDLGLSAAMIGVVFSAGSLGGILGATLANRLRARAGFDATVKTAAVLRGVGLAVLPLSLLVSGPAVIAVLIAGRAINACAWSVYEVLTDTYQQTNLPNNRRGSATAASLWLANGASTIGAATAALIATAVDTTVLVTAAGIGAAGAGFISLLVNTTTAHPSGSSDTE comes from the coding sequence ATGCCCACGATCAGGCCACCTCAGAGCTCAGTCCACACCTCCCGACGCAACCTCAACCGATTGTGGTTTGCCCAGTCGACCTCCTTGGTGGGGTTGCAGGCCGGCTCGGTAGCTGTCCCCTTGCTCGCCGTGGATGTCCTTCATGCCAACGCGTCGCAGGTCGCACTCATCGGAACCCTGTCGACCTTGCCGTGGCTCATCGCACCCGTCATCGGGACGATCGCCGATCGCGCGAACCGGAAGAGACTTCTCGTTGTCTCGCATCTGGGGCGAGCCCTGCTCTGGCTCTCCATTCCAGCGGCCTACCTGTTCGGCGTGCTCACCCTGCGCCAGCTCTGGATTGTCACCGCCATGGTGGGCGTCCTCAGCGTGGTGTTCGGAGTCGGCTATCGCACGTTCCTCCCCACGATCGTGCCCAAGGCCGACCTCGGTTCGGCGAACGGGAAGATGGGAGGCACGGACGCTGTCGCCCGCTCGGCGGGCCCTGCCTTCGCCGGCTACCTGATTCAGCTCATCGGTACGGTCTGGACCATCCTTGTCCAGACGGTGACGTCGCTGTTGGCGGGACTCTCCACCGCCACTATCCGAGCGGAACATGTACCGCCATCCCGGCCGGATGCCGACCAGCAGTCGATGCGCCTTGTGGAGTGGTGGAAAAGCATCGTCGACGGGTTCCGGTGCATCTACCGGATCAAGCCCCTGCGCTGGCTGGCCATCGGCGAGACGACGTACCTGTTCTTCTTCGACGTCTGCTTCGCGATCGTCGTCGTGTTCTTCCGCTCCGACCTCGGCCTCAGCGCTGCCATGATCGGTGTCGTCTTCTCCGCCGGCAGTCTGGGCGGCATTCTCGGCGCGACCCTTGCGAACCGCCTCCGCGCTCGGGCCGGCTTCGACGCGACTGTCAAGACCGCTGCCGTTCTCAGGGGAGTCGGCCTGGCCGTCCTGCCACTGAGCCTCTTGGTCTCCGGTCCTGCCGTCATCGCGGTACTCATCGCCGGTCGTGCGATCAATGCCTGCGCCTGGAGCGTGTACGAAGTTCTGACAGATACGTACCAACAAACCAACCTCCCGAACAACCGCCGCGGCAGCGCCACGGCCGCAAGCCTGTGGCTGGCCAACGGAGCGTCGACGATCGGTGCGGCGACCGCGGCCTTGATCGCCACAGCGGTCGACACCACCGTCCTCGTCACAGCGGCAGGGATCGGTGCAGCAGGAGCGGGCTTCATAAGCCTCCTCGTCAACACGACGACTGCGCACCCAAGCGGCAGTTCCGATACCGAGTAG
- a CDS encoding DUF4244 domain-containing protein yields the protein MRKIYARLKGERGMSTAEYAIGTVAAASFAGLLIKLLSSPEVQGLLMKLVKAALSLAS from the coding sequence ATGCGCAAGATCTACGCCCGACTGAAGGGCGAGCGCGGCATGTCGACCGCGGAGTACGCGATCGGCACGGTTGCCGCCGCGAGCTTCGCGGGGCTGCTCATCAAGCTGCTGAGCAGCCCTGAAGTCCAGGGCCTGTTGATGAAGCTGGTCAAGGCCGCGCTCAGTCTCGCGTCCTGA
- a CDS encoding TadE family type IV pilus minor pilin has product MHTRERGMVTAEIAVSLTGLVIVLLGLLWVFGVVSAQIRCVDAARDTARALARGESVANAKAEGERSAPDGAQFAVQVGDGNATVRVSVRVQPTVPVLSRLPGVLVHSKAVVSTEPGVDE; this is encoded by the coding sequence ATGCACACACGCGAGCGAGGCATGGTCACGGCCGAGATCGCGGTCTCGCTGACCGGGCTGGTGATCGTGCTCCTCGGCCTGCTCTGGGTCTTCGGCGTCGTCAGCGCCCAGATCCGCTGTGTCGACGCCGCCCGCGACACGGCCCGGGCGCTGGCTCGCGGTGAGAGCGTCGCCAACGCGAAGGCTGAAGGCGAACGGTCGGCACCCGACGGCGCTCAGTTCGCTGTCCAGGTGGGCGATGGCAACGCGACGGTACGCGTCAGCGTTCGGGTCCAGCCGACCGTGCCGGTGCTCTCGCGACTGCCGGGCGTCCTCGTGCACAGCAAGGCGGTCGTCTCGACCGAGCCGGGAGTGGACGAATGA